One Chitinophaga varians DNA window includes the following coding sequences:
- a CDS encoding DUF4345 domain-containing protein, with product MNFSRTIKVLSRIYLLLSAGSFFMVSMMGFFSPQAVMDLVQVKLPNNDAFSSIRGVYGGVGLTITVMLVRWAIKDIQQGVVFLCWLWGLYALSRVITWAVEGPLGAFGTQWLVIESVFFILGALLWVRLQKSGSDFQK from the coding sequence ATGAATTTTTCCCGAACAATTAAAGTACTATCCCGCATCTACCTGCTTCTGTCTGCGGGAAGTTTTTTTATGGTCAGCATGATGGGCTTTTTTAGTCCGCAGGCAGTCATGGACCTGGTACAGGTGAAGCTGCCCAACAATGATGCATTTAGTTCCATCAGAGGCGTATATGGCGGTGTAGGATTAACGATCACGGTCATGCTCGTACGTTGGGCGATAAAGGACATCCAGCAGGGGGTTGTTTTTCTTTGTTGGCTTTGGGGACTTTATGCCCTGTCCAGGGTCATCACCTGGGCGGTAGAAGGCCCGCTGGGTGCTTTTGGAACACAATGGCTGGTGATCGAGAGTGTGTTTTTTATATTGGGGGCGTTATTGTGGGTACGTTTGCAGAAAAGCGGATCAGACTTTCAAAAATAA
- a CDS encoding SulP family inorganic anion transporter gives MKVYFNLFDFSQKVNYKTEVLAGFTVAMTMIPESLSFAILAGLSPLTGLYAAFLMGLITAVFGGRPGMVSGGAGATVIVLIALMQSHGVEYVFAAVALAGVFQILVGIFRLGKFIRLVPQPVMYGFVNGLAIVIFMAQVQQFKVPGGTAWLSGPALWTMLALVVLTILIVIIFPKITKAIPASLVAIIVVSLLVFGFTIDTKTVKDIASISGGFPPFHIPSVPFNIETLQVIFPYSLVMAGVGLIESLLTLNVVDEITGTKGRGNKEAVAQGTANVVNGFFTGMGGCAMIAQSFVNLSAGSRARLSGIIAALTILLIILFGAPIIERVPMAALVGVMMMVAIGTFEWTSLRIINKMPRHDIIVGILVAGITVWLHNLALAVLIGIIISALVFSWESAKRIRARKYTDENGVKHYEIFGPLFFGSVTTFLEKFDVLNDPDKVIIDFKESRVADMSAIDALNKLTERYQKVNKKLHLQHLSEDCRTLLKNAEGVIEVNIMEDPYYRVATDRASG, from the coding sequence ATGAAGGTCTACTTTAATTTATTTGACTTTTCGCAGAAAGTCAATTACAAGACCGAAGTTTTAGCAGGGTTTACCGTAGCCATGACCATGATCCCGGAATCTTTGTCCTTTGCCATCCTGGCGGGATTATCTCCTTTGACCGGCTTGTATGCGGCATTTTTAATGGGGCTGATCACAGCTGTTTTTGGCGGCAGGCCGGGAATGGTGTCCGGTGGCGCCGGCGCTACGGTGATCGTTCTGATCGCCCTGATGCAGTCGCACGGCGTGGAATATGTATTTGCAGCGGTGGCACTGGCCGGCGTATTTCAAATTCTCGTTGGTATATTCCGGCTCGGTAAATTTATTCGTCTCGTCCCTCAACCGGTGATGTACGGCTTCGTAAACGGGCTGGCGATCGTTATCTTCATGGCACAGGTACAACAGTTTAAAGTCCCGGGCGGCACCGCATGGCTCAGCGGGCCGGCGCTATGGACCATGCTGGCGCTGGTGGTATTAACCATCCTGATCGTCATCATCTTCCCTAAAATCACGAAGGCCATACCCGCCTCCCTGGTAGCTATTATCGTGGTTTCCCTGCTTGTTTTTGGGTTCACCATCGACACCAAAACAGTGAAGGACATTGCTTCCATCAGCGGCGGTTTCCCTCCTTTCCATATTCCTTCTGTTCCTTTCAATATTGAAACGCTGCAGGTCATCTTCCCTTATTCATTGGTAATGGCGGGCGTGGGACTGATAGAAAGCCTGCTTACCCTGAACGTGGTAGATGAAATCACCGGCACCAAAGGGCGAGGCAACAAAGAGGCGGTCGCACAGGGAACGGCCAACGTTGTCAACGGCTTTTTTACCGGCATGGGCGGCTGTGCCATGATCGCGCAGTCTTTTGTCAACCTGTCGGCTGGCTCCAGGGCGCGGTTATCGGGCATCATAGCGGCACTGACCATTCTGCTGATCATCCTCTTCGGCGCTCCTATTATCGAACGTGTGCCGATGGCTGCGCTCGTAGGCGTGATGATGATGGTGGCGATCGGCACATTTGAATGGACCAGTTTACGCATCATCAACAAAATGCCCCGCCATGACATTATCGTAGGTATATTGGTGGCCGGTATCACCGTGTGGCTGCATAATCTGGCCTTAGCAGTATTGATAGGTATCATTATTTCAGCGCTGGTATTTTCCTGGGAAAGCGCCAAACGTATCCGTGCCCGGAAATACACCGATGAAAACGGCGTCAAACACTATGAGATCTTCGGGCCTCTGTTCTTCGGTTCTGTGACCACTTTCCTGGAAAAATTTGATGTGCTCAACGACCCGGATAAAGTGATCATCGATTTTAAAGAAAGCCGTGTTGCTGACATGAGCGCCATCGATGCGCTCAACAAACTCACGGAACGATACCAAAAGGTAAATAAAAAACTGCATCTCCAGCATCTTAGCGAAGATTGCCGTACACTCCTTAAAAATGCAGAAGGGGTGATTGAAGTGAATATAATGGAAGATCCATATTACCGCGTGGCAACCGACCGGGCATCCGGCTAA
- a CDS encoding sigma-70 family RNA polymerase sigma factor, with the protein MMTDYTFYADEELVQLMAADDHAAFTEIYNRYWKRLYVLAYDRLHSRELAEDVVQDVFTGLWQRRSQSVIRSLPAYLATANRYAVFAQLSKTARVTTVEALPESLQAVTDETAQLHFLQQSMENQLKQLPEKCRLVFNYSRHAGLTNREIADQLQISEKAVEKHISKALQRLRVQFRNYFHAIFLC; encoded by the coding sequence ATGATGACAGACTACACCTTCTATGCTGATGAAGAGCTGGTTCAACTGATGGCCGCTGATGACCACGCCGCGTTTACTGAAATTTATAACCGGTATTGGAAACGCCTGTATGTGCTGGCCTATGACCGCCTGCATTCCCGTGAACTGGCGGAAGACGTGGTACAGGACGTGTTTACCGGTTTGTGGCAACGCAGAAGCCAGTCTGTTATCCGGTCACTGCCCGCTTATCTCGCTACGGCCAACCGTTATGCTGTATTTGCCCAGCTATCCAAAACAGCCCGTGTTACCACCGTGGAGGCGCTGCCCGAATCATTGCAGGCAGTGACGGATGAAACGGCGCAACTGCATTTTCTACAGCAGTCCATGGAAAACCAACTGAAGCAACTACCTGAAAAATGCCGCCTTGTTTTTAACTACAGCCGCCATGCCGGCCTTACCAACCGCGAAATTGCCGACCAGCTGCAGATCTCCGAGAAAGCTGTGGAGAAACACATTTCCAAAGCGCTGCAACGGCTACGTGTACAGTTCCGGAATTATTTCCATGCTATCTTCCTTTGTTGA
- a CDS encoding FecR family protein yields the protein MDKNELAMLSAKYLAGTASEEEVGRLLQWYNAYDAQELTAYVTVEGEETEERLKDRMYLRLQAATQPPERRRALYMQGWPGKVAAAVLVLVMAGGGYYLFNKVRQPAPVAGAASLAVRPGSDKATLTLADGSVVNLDSIGTGTVTLQGVKMEKTTQGQIVYKDNGNAAVNNVLRTPRGGQYKVTLPDGTDVWLNASSSISYPTAFSGSSRNVSVTGEVYFEVAADAARPFEVKVNDISVLVLGTHFNINAYDDEQTVKTTLLEGAVLVRTPEAFKHLEPGQQAKIKPGSNQIEWLKHVDVNSAVAWKNGYFSFDDADIPTVMRQLARWYDMDVVYAGNVPEGTFTGEIGRNLTQDQLMKILKQARINFKLEEGRRLVIYP from the coding sequence ATGGACAAGAACGAACTGGCTATGCTATCAGCAAAGTATCTGGCCGGTACCGCCAGTGAAGAGGAAGTGGGACGTTTGTTGCAGTGGTACAATGCCTATGATGCACAGGAACTGACAGCTTATGTGACGGTGGAAGGGGAGGAGACGGAAGAACGCCTGAAGGACCGGATGTACCTCCGCCTGCAGGCTGCCACGCAGCCTCCCGAACGCAGGAGGGCATTGTATATGCAGGGCTGGCCCGGGAAAGTGGCTGCTGCTGTGCTGGTGCTGGTGATGGCCGGTGGTGGGTACTATCTCTTTAATAAGGTACGTCAACCTGCTCCTGTTGCGGGTGCGGCGTCCCTGGCGGTACGTCCCGGAAGCGATAAGGCAACGCTCACGCTGGCCGATGGCTCCGTGGTAAACCTCGACAGCATCGGCACCGGAACGGTGACATTGCAGGGTGTGAAAATGGAGAAGACCACACAGGGACAGATCGTTTATAAGGACAATGGCAACGCGGCGGTGAACAACGTATTACGCACGCCGAGAGGCGGACAGTATAAGGTAACATTGCCGGACGGCACAGACGTATGGCTGAATGCGTCTTCTTCCATCAGCTATCCGACGGCGTTCTCAGGAAGCAGCAGAAATGTGTCTGTGACCGGGGAAGTATATTTTGAAGTGGCCGCGGACGCCGCCCGTCCGTTTGAGGTGAAAGTGAATGATATCAGTGTGCTGGTGTTAGGCACGCATTTTAATATCAACGCCTATGACGATGAGCAAACGGTCAAAACCACACTGCTGGAAGGGGCCGTGCTGGTAAGGACGCCCGAAGCGTTCAAACACCTGGAGCCCGGTCAGCAGGCGAAAATAAAGCCAGGCAGCAACCAGATCGAATGGCTGAAACATGTGGACGTAAACAGTGCTGTCGCCTGGAAAAACGGCTATTTTTCTTTTGACGACGCAGACATCCCTACCGTGATGCGGCAGCTGGCAAGATGGTATGATATGGATGTCGTTTATGCAGGGAATGTACCGGAAGGCACCTTCACCGGCGAGATCGGAAGAAACCTTACGCAGGACCAGTTGATGAAGATATTGAAACAGGCGAGAATTAATTTCAAACTGGAAGAAGGAAGAAGACTTGTTATTTATCCGTAG
- a CDS encoding TonB-dependent receptor, giving the protein MKINVVCNRHQTFVSTGGDRPPLAENYRVTKIWRAMKLTAFLLTAAALHIYATGKSQTVTVACKNMPLQQVFSVIKQQTGFVFFYRNQDLSDVRPVSADIREQPLKTALARILLDKPLSFDIEGNTIVISRKLPAAETKPEQPDLFPPQDVQGRIIDKHGDPVPGVTIRVKGTNLAAITDQAGFFVLRNADARAELLVSCVGFESKNISLNGKTKLEIQLNAKVDDLNQYVVVGYGSTKRKDLTGSVASVNVEEVKNVPFASIDQALSGKAAGVQVTQSDGSPGGVAKIRIRGGTSLLGGNDPLYIIDGVQVTIQNRYIQNQAEVVNPIERAGSDNPNSSVNGSFTRGLNSLAGLNINDIESIDILKDASATAIYGSKAANGVIIITTKKGKLNQKPVLEANYYAGVSQPIREKLLNAEQYVNLLQEAARTKNAVRAAAGQDPDPMATNVINHPESLGTANTDWLKLVLRNAMTHNADISVRGGGSGSRYYTSLAYSKQDGVLKGTDFSRIAGKISLDNEITGKLRIITNLDYGFTKNNITNGIYPAAMYAPPTLPAFNPDGTPYQFLGSQIGGYDYQGFQNPMILLDGINTGKTASLIGSLSGDYDVLKNLKFRSTLSVNYNNFHQQNYVPSTAVIASASGVSSSNGGTASQGQTEDVNLFVENTLTWDKQFNENHRLNLLGGTSWQKYRFNSFSASGQGFPDDKYLNNISSAAITLPATGSSGQNALLSFYMRANYALKEKYLLTFTGRSDASSKFPAHNRVGYFPSGGAAWRVSEEPFMKKAAWVNELKLRVSAGYTGTQNFGDNLYYTLYTPGSYGGVNALIPSQLGNSKIKWESTLQKDLGLDFELFGSRLRGVIGYYEKITTGLLLSTQLPPSSSYSSVISNIATISNKGLEIDLRTDFIKQKYFQWTGALNISGNRSRVEDINNDFSDPNDAGATYLSANAVVRKGEPLGLFYGYKQTGIIRDQKQLDEYKKVFVYAKYFAPYLGIGDAMYEIGDNGFYKQDVIGQAQPKFYGGFTNTFTYKNFSLITLLTFSYGGQMLYIADVQNKNFESFANRGTRILQRWTPENPSAERPRLILGEYGANTSSAEVYDASYLKLKSITITYQLPARTAAGMHIRDASVYASATNLFTITKYPGPDPEVSNNPYSLINGSSDVSTFPTVKQFNLGLRFGF; this is encoded by the coding sequence ATGAAAATTAATGTTGTCTGCAACAGGCACCAAACTTTTGTATCAACCGGGGGCGACAGGCCCCCGCTGGCCGAAAACTACCGTGTGACCAAAATCTGGAGAGCAATGAAATTGACCGCTTTTTTATTAACGGCGGCGGCGTTACATATCTACGCCACCGGGAAATCCCAGACCGTTACTGTGGCATGCAAAAACATGCCGTTACAACAGGTGTTCAGTGTGATCAAACAACAAACAGGATTCGTATTTTTTTACAGGAACCAGGATTTGTCAGATGTCCGCCCCGTATCTGCGGACATACGCGAACAACCGTTGAAAACCGCCCTGGCAAGGATACTGCTGGACAAACCCCTCTCATTTGACATCGAAGGCAATACGATTGTCATTTCCCGGAAACTGCCCGCCGCGGAAACAAAGCCGGAACAACCGGACCTGTTTCCTCCGCAGGACGTGCAGGGCAGGATCATCGACAAACACGGTGATCCGGTGCCTGGTGTCACCATCCGGGTGAAAGGCACCAACCTGGCTGCTATCACCGATCAGGCCGGCTTCTTTGTGCTGCGCAATGCAGATGCCCGGGCTGAACTGCTTGTTTCCTGCGTGGGCTTTGAATCAAAAAACATATCGCTCAACGGGAAAACAAAACTGGAAATACAGCTCAATGCCAAGGTGGATGACCTGAACCAATACGTAGTCGTGGGTTACGGCAGCACCAAAAGAAAAGACCTGACCGGTTCTGTCGCTTCCGTGAATGTGGAGGAAGTGAAGAACGTTCCTTTTGCCAGCATTGACCAGGCGCTGTCCGGCAAAGCAGCCGGCGTACAGGTCACCCAATCGGACGGTTCCCCCGGTGGCGTGGCCAAAATCCGCATCCGTGGCGGTACCTCGCTGCTAGGCGGCAACGACCCGCTATATATCATCGACGGGGTACAGGTGACCATTCAAAACCGCTATATCCAAAACCAGGCAGAAGTGGTGAACCCCATAGAAAGGGCCGGCAGCGATAATCCCAACAGTTCGGTGAACGGCTCTTTTACCCGCGGACTTAACAGCCTGGCAGGCCTTAACATCAACGATATCGAATCCATCGATATTTTGAAAGATGCTTCCGCCACCGCTATCTATGGCTCCAAGGCTGCCAATGGCGTAATCATCATCACCACCAAAAAAGGTAAACTGAATCAGAAACCGGTGCTGGAAGCCAATTACTACGCCGGTGTCAGTCAACCTATACGCGAAAAACTGTTGAATGCGGAACAGTATGTAAACCTGTTACAGGAGGCAGCCCGCACTAAAAACGCCGTCAGGGCCGCAGCAGGGCAGGACCCGGACCCTATGGCCACCAACGTCATCAACCATCCCGAAAGCCTGGGCACTGCCAACACCGACTGGCTTAAGCTGGTGCTGCGGAACGCTATGACCCACAATGCTGATATTTCCGTACGGGGCGGTGGCTCCGGTTCCCGCTATTATACGTCCCTGGCCTACTCCAAACAGGACGGGGTGCTGAAAGGAACTGATTTTTCCCGCATCGCCGGTAAAATCAGCCTCGATAATGAAATCACCGGCAAGCTGCGTATCATCACCAACCTGGACTATGGTTTCACCAAAAACAATATCACCAACGGTATATACCCTGCTGCCATGTATGCGCCGCCTACCTTGCCGGCGTTTAACCCCGATGGCACACCCTACCAGTTCCTCGGTTCTCAGATCGGGGGATACGATTACCAGGGGTTCCAGAACCCTATGATATTACTGGACGGTATTAACACGGGCAAAACCGCCTCGCTCATCGGTTCACTCTCCGGTGATTATGACGTGCTGAAAAACCTGAAATTCAGAAGCACCCTTTCGGTGAACTATAACAATTTCCATCAGCAGAACTATGTGCCCAGCACGGCAGTCATCGCCTCCGCCAGTGGCGTGAGCAGTTCCAACGGCGGTACCGCTTCCCAGGGCCAGACGGAAGATGTGAACCTCTTCGTGGAAAATACCCTCACGTGGGACAAGCAGTTCAATGAAAACCACCGGCTGAACCTCCTGGGCGGTACCTCCTGGCAGAAATACCGTTTCAACTCTTTCTCTGCCAGCGGCCAGGGTTTCCCGGATGATAAATACCTGAACAATATCTCGTCCGCTGCCATTACGCTTCCTGCCACAGGCAGCTCCGGGCAGAATGCATTGCTCAGTTTTTATATGCGCGCCAACTATGCGCTGAAAGAAAAATACCTGCTCACCTTCACCGGCCGTTCGGATGCTTCTTCCAAGTTCCCGGCGCACAACAGGGTGGGATATTTCCCTTCCGGTGGTGCCGCGTGGCGGGTTTCAGAAGAACCATTCATGAAAAAGGCCGCATGGGTCAACGAACTCAAACTGCGTGTCAGCGCCGGTTATACCGGTACACAGAACTTCGGTGACAACCTGTACTACACATTGTACACGCCCGGTTCCTATGGAGGCGTCAACGCACTTATTCCTTCGCAGCTGGGCAATAGCAAGATCAAGTGGGAATCTACCTTGCAGAAAGACCTGGGGCTGGACTTTGAACTGTTTGGTTCCCGTCTGCGGGGCGTGATCGGGTATTATGAAAAGATAACCACCGGTTTGTTGTTGTCTACACAACTGCCGCCCAGCTCTTCCTATAGCAGCGTGATATCCAATATCGCCACCATCAGCAACAAAGGGCTGGAGATCGATCTCCGTACGGATTTCATCAAACAAAAATATTTTCAATGGACAGGCGCCCTGAATATTTCCGGTAACCGTTCCAGGGTTGAAGATATCAATAATGATTTTTCAGACCCGAATGACGCGGGCGCCACGTACCTCAGCGCTAATGCGGTGGTGCGGAAAGGAGAGCCGCTGGGGCTTTTTTACGGCTATAAACAAACCGGTATTATCCGTGACCAGAAGCAGCTGGACGAGTACAAGAAGGTATTTGTATATGCGAAGTACTTCGCGCCTTACCTCGGCATCGGCGATGCCATGTATGAAATCGGCGACAACGGGTTCTATAAACAGGATGTTATCGGTCAGGCGCAGCCTAAGTTCTACGGCGGTTTTACCAACACGTTTACCTACAAGAATTTTAGTCTGATCACCCTGCTTACCTTTTCTTATGGTGGGCAGATGTTATATATCGCCGATGTGCAGAACAAAAATTTCGAAAGTTTCGCTAACCGCGGCACCAGGATACTGCAACGGTGGACACCGGAAAACCCTTCTGCGGAAAGGCCCCGGCTTATATTGGGAGAGTATGGCGCCAATACCAGCAGCGCTGAAGTATATGATGCTTCCTACCTGAAACTGAAGTCCATTACCATTACTTACCAGTTGCCCGCCCGTACCGCCGCCGGCATGCACATCCGTGATGCTTCGGTATATGCTTCGGCCACCAATCTGTTCACCATAACAAAATACCCTGGTCCGGACCCGGAGGTGAGCAATAACCCTTACAGCCTGATCAACGGCAGCAGCGATGTCAGCACATTCCCTACCGTAAAGCAGTTTAACCTGGGCCTGCGTTTCGGATTTTAA